In Fibrobacter sp., the genomic stretch GCCCTGTAGGAATGTTGCAGGCAAATCCTTACGGACTTTTTGATATGGCCGGTCTTGTTTGTGAGAATGTAATGCTTCCTGGAAAAAGTATTTTCGGAGATGAAGTATTTTCCTGTAAGGGAGGCTTTTTATCAGATTCATTGGCGTCATTAAATTTAGGTTCTCATTGTGACACGGGAAAAACTAGAGGTGGACTTGTTTTTCAAGGATTGCGCTTGGTTAGAAAAATAAAAGGAAATTAAGTTCAAGTTATTTATGAAAAAAGAGATGCAAACGTTAAGGGTGTTTGCATCTCTTTGAAAATGGCACTTGAACTTTGTTATTATGCGCCCGTGAGTTCCTTGGCCTTCGCCTCGATTTCGGCAATGGCTTTTTTTCTACCTTCGGCAGAATTCTCGTTCGCGAGCACGATGTTTACGAATACAGATCCCGCCACCACGGCGTACACGTGCTTGCACAGCACCTTGGACTGTTCACCGTTACGGATGCCGAAGCCGCCGAGCACCTTCGCGCCGCCCTTGGCGACGGTATCAATGAAGTCGAGGGTGGCCTGGTCGATGACGGTTTCGCTTCCGGTAGTACCCGCGCGGAGAGCCGCGTAGATGTACTTGAAGCCCTTGGACGCCATCGTCTCGAGGCGTTCCTTCGTCATGGACGGGGCCGCCACGGGAATGTTCTCGAGGCCATGCTTTTTGCAGGCTTCGGTGAGGCCTTCGTCGCAGTCGAACGGAAGGTCGGGAATGATGCAGGCGGACACGCCCGCGTCCTTGCACATCTTGACGAAGTTCTCGACGCCCGGAGTGAAGGCGAGCGAGCCGTAGGTCATGATGTAGATGGGCGTTTCGGGGTGGCGTTCGTGAATCTTCTTCACGACTTCGAGCCCCTGCTTGGTGGAGTAACCCTTCTCGAGGGCGACGGTAGATGCCGTCTGGATGGCAGGACCGTCGGCGCTCGGGTCGCTGAACGCGAGCTGGATTTCGAGGATGGAGGCACCGCCCTTCACGAGGGCGTCTGCGATGGCGACGGACGTTTCCGCATCAGGGAAACCCGCGATAAGATGTGACATGAGGTTGATCATTTTAAACCCTTACTTATTCATAATTTCTGCGTCGTGAATGTCTTCGTTGTTCTCGAGGCGCTTGAGTTCGGCCTTCAGGAATTCCTTCCATTTTTCGGGGCGGAACACCGGACTCGTGATGAAGATGTCCTTGTCGCCGCGGCCGCTCATGTTGATGACGAGCGCCTTGTCCTTCGGCAGTTCCTTCGCGATTTTCATGGCGGCGGCACCGGCGTGGGCGCTTTCGAGAGCGAAGAGGATGCCTTCGTTACGGGCGAAGAACTTCACGGCCTCGAGGGCTTCCTTGTCGAGGATGGCGGTGAATTCCACGCGGCCAGATTCCCCGAGGGCGGCGAGTTGCGGACCGATGCCCATGTAGTCGAGGCCGGCAGAAATGGAGCGCGTCGGCATGGACTGTCCGTCTTCGTCGATGAGGAAGCGGCTCTTGTAACCCTGCACGATTCCTTCGCGGCTCGCGTTGCCCGTCATGCGGGCGGCGTTCTCGCCGACGTTCGGGCCGATACCACCGGCTTCAGCGCCGATGAGACGCACGTTCTTGTCTTCGATGAACGGGGTGAACACGCCGATGGAGTTGCTTCCGCCACCGACGCAGGCGACCACGGCCGCGATGTCGATATTGCGCTCGGCAGCCTGGCGCTTGACTTCTTCGCCGATGACCGACTGGAACGTACGCACGATATCCGGGAACGGGGCCGGGCCGAGAGCGGAACCGAGCACGTAGTGGGTGTTCTTGAAGTTGGTGGCCCAGTCGCGCATGGCCTCGTTCACGGCGTCCTTCAGGGTGCGGCTGCCGCTAGTGACCGGGACGACCTTCGCACCGTACATTTCCATGGTCGCCACGTTCGGCTGCTGGCGCCGAACGTCGACTTCGCCCATGTACACCACGCATTCAAGCCCGAGCTTGGCGCAGGCGGCGGCGGTGGCGAGCCCGTGCTGGCCGGCACCCGTCTCCGCGATGATGCGGGTCTTGCCCATCTTCTTGGCCAAGAGGCACTGGCCAATGGCGTTGTTGATCTTGTGGGCGCCCGTGTTGGCGAGGCCTTCGAGCTTGATGTAAATCTGCGCGCCACCCAAGAGTTCGGTAGCCGTCGGGGCGAAGTACAGCGGGGTCTCGCGCCCGATGTAATCGCGCTGGATAATACGGAGCTCCTCGAGGAATTCCGGATCGTGGATGTACTTGTTGAAGGCTGCCTCGAGGTCGTCGAGCGGGCGACGGATGATTTCGGCAACGTACTTGCCGCCGAACTTGTCGAAGAAACCGTTGTTTGATGTTGTGCTCATATTCGCGCTCTGGGTTAGGATTAAAGGGTAAAAAATTAAGGCTTCCGGTGAGTCCGAAAGCCTTTTACAAACGTTTTGATGAAATCGGCAAAACCGGACTCTATGTTCTAGAGCCCCACCACCAACGGTTGAAACGGATTGCTGTATTCATCATCATGCCCAAAATATAGGAACACCGGTCTGTCCTGGCAAGGGACCCGCCCGAAAGTCGCAAAAAAAATGCCCCGCACTTGCGTGCGGAGCAGAACAAACGAGGAGGTACTGCTAATAATTACTTCACGAAGCTGGCGGGCAGCGTGAACTGCTTCAGGAACGGCCAGCCGATGTTGCCATCGCCCTGTTCGTGGCCACCGCCCTGCTTGGTGCAGAGCACGACCTTCACGCCGTCCATGCAGTTGGAGTATTCGTCGCAACCATCTTTGTTCTTGGACGGAGAGCCGGTGCAGCCGTCTGCTTCTGCCCAGTACTTGAAGGTGCCTTCTGCGCCGAGGAAGTTCAAACCATCGTTGTAGCCGCTATCTCCACCCTGGTATTTGCAGACCGGGTCTGACGTGCCGCGGAAGTTGATGACAGCAATTGGACGTGTCTTCTTGCACTGGGCGCTGTTGGTTCTGTTCAGGTCCATAGCTGCCGGAGCAACTGCGGCGAAGACATCGGGCATCATGCAGGCCACGTGGTTACTCATGCCGCCACCCATGGAGAAGCCTGCTGCGTAGATGCGCTGCGGGTCGATGCAGGCTTTTTCTCTGACATACTTGATCATTTCGCGAGTGAACTCAAGGTCATCGTCGTTGGAGCAGCACGGGCCGACGTTCCAACCCGGGCCCATCGTTTTGGTGGTGCCTTGCGGGTAGAGCGAGATGACGCCTTCCTTGTCGGTGAGTGCTTTGTACTTCGTGTCTCTCATCTGACCATCGCTGCTGCCACCAATTGGGTGATAGTCAATGAGCAGCGGTACGGCCTGGTCGCCCTTGTAGGTACTCGGCACATGCATGATGAATGTGCGCTTGCCCGAACTGCCTTGGACGGTCAAACTTACCGTCTCGTCTTTGCCGCCTATTGCGGTCTTGCCGGAGCAGTCGATAACGGGTGCCTCTACGCTGCTCGAAGAGGGAGGCGGAGGTGTGACAGAAGAACTCTGGGGCGGCTGGACCGAGCTGGAACTGGCCGGCGGATTGGAACCGGGTTCCATAACGATGTGCACGCCGGTTTCGACTTCGGCCTTTGCCTGGTAGGTGGCGTTCTTGTAGCCTTCCTTGGAGAACTGCAAGAACGGCAGCGGGTCGCCTTCTTTCTTGAGGGACTTGACGCCCTTGTCGGTCACCATAAAGGTGCTGTTGCTGCGGTCGCTGTTAATGTGGATGAACTTCGCTCCCTTGGCGAGATCGCCCATGTTGAGAGAAACGATTCCCTGGATATTCTCGAGATTGCGTTCCTTGAGGACCTTGCCAAGCGCATTGATTATGGACACCTTGAGGTCTCTTGCGTCCACGTTATAAATGGTAAGCATGTTGCCATCCATGTGGATCGACATGCTGGCAGTCTTCGTGCCGAAGAGTGAGGAATTATCGTCACTGATGGTGAACTTACCGTCGTCGGCGGTAGAGGCGGAAACGCCCGCAAAGTTGAACGAATTGATGGCGACTCCACCCAGGGGTTGGCCCTGCTGCGTGGTGACGACACCGGAAATGCTCCAGGCGAAAGCCAGGCTGCTCGACATCGCTATTGCGCTAGCGATGCCCATGATTTTAGAAAACGTCATTTTTCTTGCTCCTTTTTTTGCCAAACACGTAACCATACATCACCAAATTTACCATTTATAATGAGCCCTCAAATGTAAATTTTTATTCGTTTACATTTTGTAAATGGCAAATTTAGCCAAAAAAAGGCACTTTTTACAGACTAGAGCCTTTGGCTTTCCTTTGCGAGACGAAAAGTTCCATTTTTCTTACGAAATTGCCTTTTTAAGGGCGTTTTGCACAATGGCTTTTTCCGGCTATGTAAACTTTTGCTTATGGACAAACTGTCAATGGAATAATTTCGGGCGTAAGGAAAATGTCCTGTTGGGGGAGGTAGTTTTATAATGTGCCTGCATGGGATGTGCCGGCCACAATCATAAAAAAGGATGTGGATATGAAACAGATTATCTCTACATTGACCAAGACGATGGCGGTTGCTCTTGCCGCGTCGAGCTTCTCTTTTGCCGGTCCTGGTCTGGCTGACGGTGCTGCCAAGTTCGTCGGCAACATTACGACCCGCGGTCAGGTCCGTAGCGACTTTACGGAGTTGTGGAACCAGATTACTGCCGAAAACGAATGTAAGTGGGCTTCCATTGAAGGTACCCGCGGCCGCTACAACTGGAGCGGTTGCGATGCCGCCTACAACTGGGCGAAGCAGAACGGTGGCCACTTCAAGTTCCACGCTCTCGTGTGGGGCTCCCAGTACCCGAACTGGCTGAACGGCCTTAGCACGGCTGATACCAAGGCTGCCATTACGGCCTGGATGGACGCCGTCAAGGAACACTACCCCGATCTCGAAATGATCGACGTGGTGAACGAAGCTATTAAGAGTGGTGGCGGCTATCACTCTCCGTATGGCCAGAACAACAACATCATTCCGGCTCTCGGTGGCGACAACGGCAACTACGAATTCGTGACCACGGCCTTCAAGATGGCCCGTGAACGTTGGCCGGATGCAATCCTGATTTACAACGACTACAATACTGTCCAGTGGCAGAAGAACGAAGGTATTGACCTCATCCAGAAAATCAAGAAAGCTGGTGCTCCGGTGGACGCCTACGGCTTGCAGGCCCATGACATGATGACCCAGGGCGGTGGTCAGGGCGGTACCGGTGGTGGCGGCGGATGCTTGAACATCAACACGCTGAAAAGCGTTCTTGATGAAATCTGGCAGAAGACCCAGACCCCGATGTTCATTTCTGAATACGACATCGGCACCGAAAATGACAATACCCAAAAGCAATGCTATCAGGAACAGATTTCCCTGTTCATGGAAAATGAACACGTTGCCGGTATCACTCTTTGGGGCTACATCTACGGTGCGACCTGGGTGACCAACGGTAACTCCGGTATCATCAAGGATGGCAAGGACCGTCCGGCCATGACATGGCTCAAGGATTACCTCTCCAAGAACAAGGGCGTCAACACGACTGGCCTTCCGACGGGCGAACTGACTCAGGTCGATCCTGAACCGCAGCTCCCGTTCAAGGGCGAAGCCTTCGCTATCCCGGGCAAAATCGAAGCTGAAGATTTCGACATCCCGGGCAAGGGCAAGAACGAAGACGGAACTTCTAACCAGTCTTACTACGATGCAGATTCCGAAAACCATGGCACCTCCAATTACCGTAAGGATACCGGCGTTGACCTGTACGAAAAGGCGACTGGCATCGTCGTGGGCTACAACAGCGAAGGTGACTGGCTCGAATACACTGTTGACGTGAAGGAAGCCGGTGAATACACCTTCTTCGCAGCCGTGGCTGCCGCTGGTTCTACCTCCAGTTTCCAGATGTCTATCGATGGCAAGGAAATCACCGATAAGATCTCCGTGCCGGCTGCATCTTCTGGCGAAGACAACTACGAAGACTACAACAAGGTTTCCGCTAACGTGACCCTCACGGCCGGTAAGCATATCCTCCGTATGGACGTGACCGGCGCATGGTTCGACGTCGACTACTTCACCTTCGTGAAGGGCGCTAACGCGACCGATCCCGAACCGATTGGCGGTGACGATCCTCCGCATGCAATCGCTGTCGGCCAGCATCTGGATGTGAACCAGCTTCAGGACTACTATGTCATCGACCCGATGGGTGTCCAGATGGGTGTGATGAGCGCCTATGGCTTTGCGGCTGCCGGAGAAATCCTCCAGAGCTCCAGCATGGTCAAGTCCGCCGGTGTCTACTACCTGCGTAACCGCCGCACCGGCGAAATGCAGAGCGTCCGCGTGACCCGCTAACAAGAACTGTTATCCATACACCTAAAGTCCCCCGAGGTTTTGCTTCGGGGGCTTTTTTTCTAGATTTGGCCCTACGATGGCAGACACCACATTGACAACCGCCCCGAAGAAGACCGCGTACTTCCCCGCGATCGACGGGCTTCGGCTTCTTGCGAGCATAAACATCGTGATGCTCCACTTGGGCAGTTCGAATGCGCTCGCCTACATGGCGGACTACAAGTGGCTCATGCCTATCGTGAGCGCGCCTGCGTTTGCCGCGGGCATATTCTACGTTTTCGCGGGCTTCCTTTTTGCAAGCAAGTTCAGCGATCCGGACCGCCGCATTCCGGTAATCCCGTTCATGTTCGCCCGCATTGCGAAACTCTACAGGCTTCACTTCTTCATGACGCTCTTGATGTTCGTGGTGCTCGTATTCAAGTTCAGCGGCTATACGCACCTGCCTTCTTTCGGCGAAATCGGGGACTGCGCCTCGAAGGGCCTTGCCGCGATGACGCACCCCTGGCGGAGCCTGCTTCTGCACCTCTCGCTTACGTGGTCCATCGTGCCCGATTTGGGCATGAAGCTGAACGAACCCAGCTGGTCGCTGACGAGTTTCTTTTTGTGCTATGCCATCACGCCTTGGTTCAGCCGCTGGCTGTTCAAGCGCAGCCGCCGCACCCTCTGGATTCTGTTCGGCGCCGTGTTCGTCCCGGGGATACTCTGGGCGGCGACTTTTGGGCTCACGGGCGACCTGTGGTTCGCCGGCTATGGCGAAAAATACAGGTTCTTCCACATGTTCGCGCCGGTACGCGTGTTCGAGTACATTTTCGGCATGGTCATCTTCCGCCTGTATGCCGAAGGCTGCTTCGAGTTCCTCAAGAAGGACTACGTGAGCGGGATAATGCAGGCGCTTCTGCTTGCGGCCCTTTACGGGAGCCTGTTCCTCATGTCGCCGGCCTACAACCCGGGCGTGAATTACTTTATCCACCATAGCGTCGCCGTGTTCATCTACGGGCTGTTCGTGCTGTCGCTCCTTTCGGGAAAGGGCTTCATGGCGCGCTTCTTCTGCATAGGCATCGTCCGCAGGGTGGGCCGCGCGAGTTTTTATCCGTACCTCATACACCTTCCGCTCATCACGATTGCGTGGGGTATCTGCAACTTGAATTCCCCGAAGAATACGATTTTGTTCATGCTGTTCGTCTACACGGTGAGCACGCTTTATATGGAATTCAAGACTTGGCGCCGCAAGCGCAATAAGAATAAAGTGTGATTCATCGCACGGAACGGCAACCCGCTTTGAAACTTTTTGTTTACGAAGTGGGCTTTTTGGCCGTATGCAACGGAATTATTACATCTTTACGGGGTGCAATACTCCTCGAGTTCAATTATATTTAAATTCGGGTGGGAAAACCAAAAAATGAGGATGTAGATGAAAAACTTCATTAAAGCAACAATGTGCGTGGCCGCTCTGGCTGCGACGACGGCGATGGCGGGCTCGTTCCCGTTCCCGCAGAACATGAAGAGCCCCAACGGCTATACGATTCCGTTTGCAAATACGGACATGATCAAGGACCACTATAGTAAGTGGAAAAAAGCCTGGTACGATGCAAGCCAGGGTTGGATTCTCGCTCCTGAAGGAACTTGCTCGACGGTTTCCGAAGCCATTGCCTACGGTATGTTGATTACCGTGTACATGGATGACCAGCAAATATTTGACAAACTCTATGGCACATGGAAGTCCAATGGCGGTAATGGCGCCGGTATGAACTGGCGTGTCGGTTGTAATGGCGGCTCGGGTTCTGCCTCCGACGCTGACTTCGATGCAGCCCTCGCTCTTGTGATGGCTTCCAAGCAGTGGGGCGGATCCTACCTGAACGATGCCAAGACGCTTATTGGCTGGATGGCCACGAATGACATCAGTAGCAATCACATCAAGCCGGGTAACCAGTGGAACGATGCGTTCAACCCGAGCTACGCGACGACGGCAAACTTCAAGGTGTTCGAAAAGGTAAATAGCAGCTGGTCCTCCAGCATCGCCTCGACGGCTTACTCTGATTTGACTGCTTGCCGCAATTCTTCTACGGGCCTTGTTCCGGACTGGTGTGACTGGAACAGCCACAAGCCGACCAAGACGAGTGCCTCTGTGCAGCAGGCCGAAGCGGCCGGCTTCTTTGACGATGCCGCCCGTACTCCGTGGCGCATGGCCTGGGCCTACTATTGGTTCGGCGACTCCGAAGCCAGGAAGTTCAACGAAAAGATTTCCAACTGGCTCATCCCGACTACCCACACGGGCAGTGGCGTGAACTCCGGTTATTATATCGATGGCGAACCCGAACTTTCTGAGAAGCGCAGGTTTGCTTCTTCTACGTTCACCGGTGGTCTCGGTCTTGCGACTTCTTCTGTCGAAAGCTCCGAAGCCAAGGCTTATATGGAGACCGTCTATAACTTCCTCGCCAAGAAGACGAGCTGCGAGAAGGCTAACGGCTGTGGCGAAGGTTCGAACCCGGGCGAGAAGTACTACCCCTCGACTCTTAATCTCCTCTACCTGCTCCTCATGACGGGTAACATGCCCAATCTCTACGATATGAGTGGCTTTACCAAGTTCACACCGGACCCGAGCCTCGCCACGAGCATTTCGGATGCCGAAGGCGAACAGATGGCTTCCGGTGATTCCACGGTCGGTGTTTCCGGCTTCTGGAACTGGGGTGCATACCACGACAAGCTCGGTATCGGTACGAAGATGTCTCCGGATTCGGGCTCCTCTCCGCTTTACAAGAGGAATTGTGAAATTACTGCCGACGCTTCCATGGAAATCGGTCCGGAACCGGAATGGACTGCCGAAGCCGCTGCTGCCGGTACCCTCAAGTACCCGTCCGCCGGTATCGCGATGTCCTTCCTCTCTGACGACAAGAAGGGTGTCGACCTTACGAAGTTCAATGTCAAGGCAGTGCGCGTGACCATGAAGGCCTCCGGCCCCATCCGCATGGCGACCCTTAGCGAAATGACTGCCGAGGCCGGTGCCGAACCGGGTACCTTTGTGCCTAATTCTGATGATTACAAGACTACGACATACGACTTGACCCCGCTAAGTTGCGGGTTTAAGGGCTTCGATGACCCGAATGCTAAGTACGAGGGAGGTCTCCTCGATTGGGTGAACCAAAACGACGCTCCGATGGGTGAGGATATCTTGAAGACCTTCAAGGGCCTCAAGTGGGAAGTCAAGGATGCCGCAGGTGGCATTGGTTCCCTCTCCATCAAGGCTGTTGAATTCATCGACGATAGCGGCAACGTTATCGACCCCGAGAAGATTACCGGTATCAAGGTTCCGGATCCTCAGTGTGGTACGGGTCCGGGCCCGGAATCCTTCGTGCAGCGTTCGTTCGTTTCGGGCGTGAAGGTTATCGCTTCCGGTAACCAGGTCCATGTGCTCGGCGCTCAGGTCGGTTCCGACTACGCCGTGTTCAGCCTGCAGGGCAGGGTTGTCGCCTCTGGCAAGGTCCAGTGCGCTTCTCAGGGCATCACGGTCCCGAACAAGGGAACGTACCTGGTGCGTGTCGGTGGCAAGGTCCACACGATTGCCGTCAAGTAATCGACTGGTTCGAATTTGAAAAAGCCGCGGCCCTCGGGTCGCGGTTTTTTGTATATGGCTCTGCAGCATAAAAGCAGAGCCATGTTGGACAAGCAGAGCCATACTGGGCGCCTCGGTCATACGCTGTAAAGAAAGCTCGGGGGCGAAAAAGGAGATTGCATTAGCGTAAGTCAGCGCCCCCTCGCCGGCATGCTCAGCTCCAGATTGATATCTGGGGCTTCGCTTATGCCGCACGAAACTTGCCTACGACTCTCGGCTTTTGTATATGGCTCTGCAGCATAAAAGCAGAGCCATACTTAGCATGCAGAGCCATACTGGGCGCCTCGGTCATACGCAAGTGTACTTGCCTACGACTCTCGGCTTTTGTATATTCTTGGCGGGGAAAGACCCCTAGGAATTTTTGGAGCTTAATATGGATATTGGCGCACTTCATTTTCAGAATCCCGAAGCCTTCTGGCTGTTTGTTCTTGTTCCCGTCTTGATAGCTTTGTATGTCTACCGCCAGCAGCGCCGCAAGAGTACCATCAAGTTCCCTGCGCTTTCCATTGCGAAGAAGGCCGTGCCCAGCCGCCGCGTGCGCCTGCGCCACATTGTGCCTGCCTTGCGCCTGGCCGCCCTCTGCTGCTTCGTGGTGGCGCTTGCGCGCCCGCAGAACGCGATGGAAGTGGAATACACGAATACCGATGGTGTCGACATCATGCTCGCGCTCGACGTCTCAGGCTCCATGGGAACGCTCGACATGCTTACTCGTACCGAGCAGGCGAAACTCGGGGTGATGAACGCCGAACGCATCCTCAAGTCGGGCGACTACTGGAAATACAGCCGTATGGGCTATGCCCAGGTGGTGATTGCCGACTTCATCCAGAAGCGCCACAGCGACCGCATCGGTCTTTCGGCCTTCGGTAGCCGCGCGGTGACGCAGTGCCCGCTTACGCTCGATTACGGCAGCCTGCTCGAAATCTTGAAGGCGACTGACGAACTGGCGAAGGATTCCGTGATTGCGGGCCGTACCGCCATCGGCGATGGCCTCATGAATGCGCTCGCCCGCCTGCAGAAGTCCGAGGCTAAATCGAAGGTCGTGGTGCTCTTGACCGACGGACGCGACAATGCCAGCGTGATTTCGCCCGTGCGTGCGGCGGAAGTCGCTCAGTCGCTGGGCGTGAAGGTCTATACCGTAGGCGTGGGCAAGAAGAAGGGTAAGATTCTCGCCTTCCAGCAGAACCCGTGGACGGGTGAAATCTCGTGGGGCGAGCGCGACATCACGCCCGAGGAAGGTATCGACGAGACGACCCTCAAGTCGGTCGCCGCGAAGACGGGCGGCAAGTTCTACCGCGCCGAGAACAAGGAACAGCTCGAGGAAATCTATTCCGAGATTGATCAGCTCGAAAAGACCGAGATTGAGACGGTCGCTTACGCCCGGTATGCGGAAAAGTTCTACCCGTGGCTCCTCGCGGGTGCGATTCTCGTGCTTTTGGAATTGCTGCTTGCGAATACGCGCTTCGTGCGCATCCCGTAACGCCCGCCGGTCAGTGGCGGTAATCTAGATTCGTTGTATACGGAAAGCCCGTGCTACAGTTTCGTAGCGGGCTTGATGCAGTTCTTGTCGACCTTGTTCAGGAGCGCATCGATGGTGCGCGTCTCGGAAGTGCCGTATTCGGCCCAATGAATGCTGAAAGTGATTGGCCACGGACCGTCCGTAAAGTCCTGGTTCTCGGCGCTTGCCGCGATAGCCTTGTTCGTGAAATTCTCTATTTCGGAGAAATCGGAGCATTCGGCGACGATGGCGAATGTCGCCTTTTCGTAGTATGCGATGAAAAGACCGCGTCCGGAGCACTGCCGGCGCAAGAAGTCCGCCATTTTCTTGAGCGCGATGACGCCCGTGACCTTGCCGTGGAGCTTCTGCATCGTCTTGAAGTTGTCTATCTCGATTTTGATAAGGAAGAGCCTCTTGGCGGGGTTCTGACTCTGCGTTATTGTCTCCAGGTAAGACGAGAATTTGTTCGTGTTGTTGAGCCCGGTCGTTATGTCGATGGTGATGTTCTGGTTGGTCTTGAACAGGTAGAGGAACAGGGTGATGACGACGAATGCCGGGGACGTGATGGGGATGTAGTAGAACTTCGCCTGCAAAATTAGGGAGAACAGGGGAAGTATCATGGCGAACGAGAGCACATAAAGTTCACGCCTGCGGAACCTGTTGGTGCATTTTTTGGCCTGGGTGAGGCACAGGGCGGATGCCGAGACGATGTACACGACGGAAAGGATGTTCAGGAGGCCCCATATGACCGGATGCAGGATGATGGGCGTGACATTCAGGTGCATGAATGTTTCGACTATGGTGATGCCGCTGAAGATGATGCTCGGGAAAATGATGGGGATTAGCCATTTCCGCAACATGTAGGGGTTTGCGGATGTCGTATAGAATACGGACAGGAACCAGCTGCAGCCCATACAAATACAGGTGATTACCTTGATGCTGTTGACAATCCTGATGAAGGGGACGTTTGTCGAGGGGATGAAGAGACCGAGCGAGTTGAGGACGCAGAAGGCAATGGAAAAATCGACCAACAGTTGGAAACCGTGGGCCGCCTTGTCCAGAATGGCACGCTCAGCGTTGCCGTACCATATCATTGTTAGTACGATGACACTAATGATGTCTATTTCGATTATAAGAGATGTGAAATCCATACACATACCCCCAATAAGCAAAATATAACTTTTCTTTAACAACAATGTCATTTAATGATAAAAAAACTTAATTTTTGTGATTTTTTGGCAAATTAACGCAAAAATTGGGGCGAAATAGCCTGTTTTTTGTATATTCAGGGGGGCGCGGGTTTGAGTCCCGTTGTTTTGCCCCTTTGGAGGATGCGATGCGTTTTGCCGAGCCGAATTTTTTGTGGTGCCTGTTTACACTGCCGCTTTTCGCGCTTCTTTTCTACTATGCTTACCGCCGCCGTAAAAAGTTGGCTGCGCGGTTTGTGTCTCTCCCGATGCTTTCCAAACTCTCCACGAGCGTCTCTCCTTGGCGCAGGCTCGCGAAGGTCCTCATATTGCTGTTGGCTATCGCCTTCCTGTTCGTAGCGCTTGCGCGCCCGCAGTG encodes the following:
- the trpB gene encoding tryptophan synthase subunit beta, translating into MSTTSNNGFFDKFGGKYVAEIIRRPLDDLEAAFNKYIHDPEFLEELRIIQRDYIGRETPLYFAPTATELLGGAQIYIKLEGLANTGAHKINNAIGQCLLAKKMGKTRIIAETGAGQHGLATAAACAKLGLECVVYMGEVDVRRQQPNVATMEMYGAKVVPVTSGSRTLKDAVNEAMRDWATNFKNTHYVLGSALGPAPFPDIVRTFQSVIGEEVKRQAAERNIDIAAVVACVGGGSNSIGVFTPFIEDKNVRLIGAEAGGIGPNVGENAARMTGNASREGIVQGYKSRFLIDEDGQSMPTRSISAGLDYMGIGPQLAALGESGRVEFTAILDKEALEAVKFFARNEGILFALESAHAGAAAMKIAKELPKDKALVINMSGRGDKDIFITSPVFRPEKWKEFLKAELKRLENNEDIHDAEIMNK
- a CDS encoding endo-1,4-beta-xylanase, whose protein sequence is MKQIISTLTKTMAVALAASSFSFAGPGLADGAAKFVGNITTRGQVRSDFTELWNQITAENECKWASIEGTRGRYNWSGCDAAYNWAKQNGGHFKFHALVWGSQYPNWLNGLSTADTKAAITAWMDAVKEHYPDLEMIDVVNEAIKSGGGYHSPYGQNNNIIPALGGDNGNYEFVTTAFKMARERWPDAILIYNDYNTVQWQKNEGIDLIQKIKKAGAPVDAYGLQAHDMMTQGGGQGGTGGGGGCLNINTLKSVLDEIWQKTQTPMFISEYDIGTENDNTQKQCYQEQISLFMENEHVAGITLWGYIYGATWVTNGNSGIIKDGKDRPAMTWLKDYLSKNKGVNTTGLPTGELTQVDPEPQLPFKGEAFAIPGKIEAEDFDIPGKGKNEDGTSNQSYYDADSENHGTSNYRKDTGVDLYEKATGIVVGYNSEGDWLEYTVDVKEAGEYTFFAAVAAAGSTSSFQMSIDGKEITDKISVPAASSGEDNYEDYNKVSANVTLTAGKHILRMDVTGAWFDVDYFTFVKGANATDPEPIGGDDPPHAIAVGQHLDVNQLQDYYVIDPMGVQMGVMSAYGFAAAGEILQSSSMVKSAGVYYLRNRRTGEMQSVRVTR
- a CDS encoding acyltransferase, with amino-acid sequence MADTTLTTAPKKTAYFPAIDGLRLLASINIVMLHLGSSNALAYMADYKWLMPIVSAPAFAAGIFYVFAGFLFASKFSDPDRRIPVIPFMFARIAKLYRLHFFMTLLMFVVLVFKFSGYTHLPSFGEIGDCASKGLAAMTHPWRSLLLHLSLTWSIVPDLGMKLNEPSWSLTSFFLCYAITPWFSRWLFKRSRRTLWILFGAVFVPGILWAATFGLTGDLWFAGYGEKYRFFHMFAPVRVFEYIFGMVIFRLYAEGCFEFLKKDYVSGIMQALLLAALYGSLFLMSPAYNPGVNYFIHHSVAVFIYGLFVLSLLSGKGFMARFFCIGIVRRVGRASFYPYLIHLPLITIAWGICNLNSPKNTILFMLFVYTVSTLYMEFKTWRRKRNKNKV
- a CDS encoding PHB depolymerase family esterase, with protein sequence MTFSKIMGIASAIAMSSSLAFAWSISGVVTTQQGQPLGGVAINSFNFAGVSASTADDGKFTISDDNSSLFGTKTASMSIHMDGNMLTIYNVDARDLKVSIINALGKVLKERNLENIQGIVSLNMGDLAKGAKFIHINSDRSNSTFMVTDKGVKSLKKEGDPLPFLQFSKEGYKNATYQAKAEVETGVHIVMEPGSNPPASSSSVQPPQSSSVTPPPPSSSSVEAPVIDCSGKTAIGGKDETVSLTVQGSSGKRTFIMHVPSTYKGDQAVPLLIDYHPIGGSSDGQMRDTKYKALTDKEGVISLYPQGTTKTMGPGWNVGPCCSNDDDLEFTREMIKYVREKACIDPQRIYAAGFSMGGGMSNHVACMMPDVFAAVAPAAMDLNRTNSAQCKKTRPIAVINFRGTSDPVCKYQGGDSGYNDGLNFLGAEGTFKYWAEADGCTGSPSKNKDGCDEYSNCMDGVKVVLCTKQGGGHEQGDGNIGWPFLKQFTLPASFVK
- the trpA gene encoding tryptophan synthase subunit alpha gives rise to the protein MINLMSHLIAGFPDAETSVAIADALVKGGASILEIQLAFSDPSADGPAIQTASTVALEKGYSTKQGLEVVKKIHERHPETPIYIMTYGSLAFTPGVENFVKMCKDAGVSACIIPDLPFDCDEGLTEACKKHGLENIPVAAPSMTKERLETMASKGFKYIYAALRAGTTGSETVIDQATLDFIDTVAKGGAKVLGGFGIRNGEQSKVLCKHVYAVVAGSVFVNIVLANENSAEGRKKAIAEIEAKAKELTGA